A single window of Liolophura sinensis isolate JHLJ2023 chromosome 6, CUHK_Ljap_v2, whole genome shotgun sequence DNA harbors:
- the LOC135466881 gene encoding uncharacterized protein LOC135466881 has translation MKAIFLTASLCCSVYTTNASIPSNLTKVEYYTNIFSWNEAYDICNRSGGSLLQPETRLEWDYYRSVIRELSVMAVRCLATTRDPPTIDGTSTPLSTTAYSLSVTSSHTVVPGNKASITGKSQTDMTSVSMTRAGLPTGTSDVPTTMGVFSIPTAEDNKPATSATIVRIPLLLPQGPASPNSVATKEATATAETASTTETTEITTATATKEIATSTAATQTATTTATMESATTTTTTTETAATTATTETTITSATPTSTSVTTALRTTPPKTNSSRQLCSCPCVQHPIRPQIITKAKFTDNLIAKLEINKTNLSSTRRKLISVYESRVVPMALGTCGLGILLSIYGVILLSDIVPHFKKLTVKALSDNNRSMEIWMNMILATPGQRHVNGVVSVLCDLMTESSLAGVVSCQLTVNEDDGASSLGDQYPNTPCFNSSISEKATTSRPFTTSSSAKPRTYWMSSQSARPNPSVALTSTRDSYSVEPVSTTQWTPIISTTVPSETSAKQSKVTEASSSLNHLITTESSTSAIITTTRKPTCWCPCGRIIAKKNITKQKFIEELVQGLEISKANLSSNRRRRSSVYERRAVPVTLGSVWVGVLLALYGVVLFSDIFLHGKSSMTASSRGYGYGKRKVRPIEENTNTPSKP, from the exons ATGAAGGCGATATTCCTGACAGCCAGCCTCTGTTGCTCTGTATACACGACAAACG CTTCTATACCGTCCAATCTGACAAAAGTAGAGTATTATACGAACATCTTCTCGTGGAATGAGGCCTACGATATCTGCAACAGAAGTGGAGGAAGTTTACTTCAGCCAGAAACTCGCCTGGAGTGGGATTACTACCGATCCGTGATCCGCGAACTAAGTGTGATGGCAGTAAG ATGCTTGGCAACAACCAGAGACCCTCCCACCATCGATGGCACGTCGACTCCTCTTTCTACCACAGCTTATAGCCTCAGTGTGACGTCAAGCCACACAGTTGTTCCCGGAAATAAGGCCAGTATAACAGGAAAGTCCCAGACGGATATGACGTCAGTGTCAATGACCAGAGCAGGATTGCCAACAG GAACATCAGATGTACCCACAACTATGGGCGTTTTTTCAATTCCTACTGCAGAAGATAACAAACCAGCCACATCAGCGACTATTGTTCGAATACCATTGTTGCTACCACAGGGACCAGCATCTCCCAATTCGGTAGCCACAAAGGAAGCTACAGCAACAGCGGAAACAGCCTCAACGACAGAAACAACGGAAATCACCACAGCGACAGCAACAAAGGAAATAGCCACCTCGACAGCAGCAACGCAAACAGCCACCACGACAGCAACAATGGAATCAGcgacaacgacaacaacaacaacggaaaCAGCCGCCACGACAGCAACAACAGAAACAACCATAACATCAGCAACACCCACATCGACATCAGTAACAACAGCTTTACGGACGACACCCCCGAAAACAAATTCATCAAGGCAACTTTGCTCTTGTCCTTGTGTTCAGCATCCTATAAGACCTCAGATTATCACAAAAGCGAAATTTACAGATAATCTAATAGCAAAACTGGAAATTAACAAGACCAATCTGTCTTCGACGCGACGTAAACTTATCAGTGTGTATGAAAGCCGAGTGGTGCCGATGGCACTGGGCACTTGTGGCTTAGGCATTCTTCTTTCAATCTACGGAGTTATTCTGCTCTCGGATATTGTTCCCCATTTTAAGAAACTAACTGTTAAGGCATTATCTGACAACAA TCGGTCCATGGAGATATGGATGAACATGATTCTCGCAACGCCTGGCCAGCGACATGTG AACGGTGTGGTCTCTGTTCTTTGCGACCTTATGACAGAGTCTTCTCTGGCCGGTGTGGTCTCCTGTCAAC TAACTGTTAATGAGGACGATGGAGCGTCTTCGCTGGGAGATCAATACCCGAACACCCCTTGTTTCAACTCATCAATTTCGGAGAAGGCAACCACATCACGTCCGTTCACGACATCATCTAGCGCCAAGCCAAGGACATACTGGATGTCCAGTCAATCCGCCCGTCCAAACCCATCGGTGGCTCTCACCTCCACAAGGGACAGTTACTCGGTGGAACCAGTCTCCACGACACAATGGACACCCATTATATCAACAACTGTACCCTCAG AGACATCGGCAAAGCAGAGCAAGGTTACAGAAGCGTCGTCTTCATTGAATCACTTGATTACAACAGAGTCATCAACGTCAGCAATAATAACGACGACAAGAAAGCCCACCTGTTGGTGTCCTTGTGGGCGGATAATTGCCaagaaaaatatcacaaaacagAAGTTTATAGAGGAGTTGGTGCAAGGACTGGAAATTAGTAAAGCTAATTTGTCGTCAAACAGAAGAAGACGTAGCAGTGTGTATGAACGGCGAGCCGTACCCGTGACCTTGGGCAGCGTGTGGGTGGGGGTTTTGTTAGCTCTGTATGGCGTGGTgctgttttctgacattttccTCCACGGCAAATCATCGATGACAGCGTCCAGCCGTGGCTATGGTTACGGGAAGAGAAAAGTCCGACCTAttgaagaaaacacaaacacaccaaGTAAACCTTAA
- the LOC135468712 gene encoding AP-4 complex subunit beta-1-like, with product MSTGFVPCAVNLDELSTLLSSQEMYNDHLMCRSVMKRVLTMMSFGQDLTELSPPMVKLLAHPDLVVKKVACHFLVEYSRGEKEHTLLAINTLMTDTNDSNPMTRALALKTLCSIQNEAFLDYCLKCLPQGLRDKSAHVRRVAVNCCQRLHAVSSAAVLEVGLVDELYGMIRDSDPIVVVNTLSVLEEVLRTEGGVVINQSMAHHLLNTLPKLTDWGLVTVFSVLTKYSPKSEEEMFDIMNIIDSFLKHSNLAVSTSCLRFFLCIVAEFADLRLEVFIRARDTVLSSLTTGNPELTYTILELVADFMPECKAAFTDYTHAFLCRHNEAPYIKVKRLQLLASLVTEANVTEVVEELGVSCTDMVMEVSAAAVANLGDVARASPSGLQACVSKLQDLVELSLGHTLSNVVQVMEQLAVDSTGELAPIVLSLCGKYCLLTEPLGKAAFLHLLGRYRQEIPEGAYIMEDLIDNWLEQADSLLKRSFLTAGLKLFSWSPGACQESLGQILESCATDEDQDLSDSAHFYYKLLQCDVQKAIGILEGT from the exons ATGTCAACGGGGTTTGTGCCATGTGCTGTCAATCTAGATGAGTTGTCAACTCTCCTCAGCAGCCAGGAAATGTACAATGACCACTTGATGTGCAGAAGTGTAATGAAACGG GTACTGACCATGATGAGCTTTGGGCAGGACCTTACTGAGTTATCGCCCCCTATGGTAAAGCTGTTGGCTCACCCAGACTTGGTTGTGAAGAAGGTAGCTTGTCACTTCCTGGTGGAGTATAGCCGTGGGGAGAAAGAACACACTCTGTTGGCTATCAACACACTGATGACAGACACCAACGACAGTAACCCCATGACCAGGGCTTTGGCCCTAAAAACGCTCTGCTCAATCCAGAATGAAGCCTTCCTTGACTACTGTTTAAAATGCTTACCCCAGGGGCTGCGGGACAAAAGTGCCCACGTGAGGCGAGTGGCTGTGAATTGTTGTCAGCGTTTGCACGCAGTCTCCTCAGCTGCTGTTTTAGAAGTGGGTTTAGTGGACGAGCTCTACGGTATGATCCGGGACAGTGACCCGATCGTGGTGGTCAATACGCTGTCTGTGCTGGAGGAGGTGCTCAGGACAGAAGGAGGGGTGGTGATCAACCAGAGCATGGCTCACCACCTCCTGAATACCCTCCCTAAGCTCACAGACTGGGGCCTGGTGACCGTCTTCTCTGTCCTCACCAAGTACTCACCCAAATCCGAGGAGGAAATGTTTGACATCATGAACATCATTGATTCCTTCCTGAAGCATTCTAACCTGGCAGTCTCCACCAGTTGTCTGAGATTCTTTCTCTGTATTGTGGCAGAGTTTGCAGACTTAAGACTAGAGGTGTTTATAAGGGCCAGAGACACTGTCTTGTCATCACTGACGACAGGAAACCCTGAGCTCACATACACAATACTGGAGCTGGTAGCTGACTTTATGCCTGAATGTAAAGCTGCCTTCACAGACTACACCCATGCCTTTCTCTGCCGGCACAATGAGGCCCCCTACATCAAGGTGAAGAGACTGCAGTTGTTGGCAAGTCTTGTGACAGAGGCCAATGTGACGGAGGTAGTGGAGGAGCTGGGGGTGAGTTGTACAGATATGGTCATGGAAGTGTCAGCCGCAGCCGTGGCAAACCTGGGCGATGTAGCACGTGCTTCACCATCAGGTCTGCAAGCATGTGTCTCCAAGCTTCAGGATCTAGTGGAACTTAGCCTGGGCCACACGCTGTCTAATGTGGTACAGGTTATGGAGCAGCTGGCAGTGGACAGTACAGGAGAACTGGCCCCTATCGTCCTGTCTCTGTGTGGGAAGTACTGCTTACTCACAGAGCCCCTGGGAAAAGCAGCGTTCCTCCACCTGCTGGGTCGGTACAGGCAGGAGATACCTGAGGGGGCATACATCATGGAGGACCTGATAGACAACTGGTTAGAGCAAGCAGATTCTCTCCTGAAAAGAAGCTTCCTCACAGCAGGCCTGAAGCTGTTCAGCTGGAGTCCTGGAGCATGTCAGGAGAGTTTAGGACAGATTCTGGAGAGCTGTGCCACAGATGAGGACCAAGATTTGTCAGACTCTGCCCACTTTTATTATAAACTCTTACAGTGTGATGTTCAGAAAGCTATTGGTATCTTGGAAGGAACATGA